From the Chloroflexus aurantiacus J-10-fl genome, one window contains:
- a CDS encoding alpha/beta fold hydrolase yields the protein MNLEPYRKEIQLTGTAPVRLNVVDIGPLNGECQGTIVCIHGCAGNLEQWIHQISHLAGRYRVIAPDLRGHGRSEVVNSAYSLEEFLWDMTQLITRLQVEEPFILMAHSFGGPIAITFAASQPHRVSRLILIATGPEMHLHPLHERIVKLPISLAMLERLRPILMPKTYAPVKVIQRVLAGTLFRWNGRTVLPQVQTPTLIIAGQWDFIAPVAQARESQQLMPNARLEIVRYTRHLPHLERPDAVNRLIDRFLEGPRSWRD from the coding sequence ATGAACCTTGAACCCTACCGCAAAGAGATCCAGCTTACCGGCACAGCACCGGTGCGATTGAACGTCGTGGACATCGGGCCACTCAATGGTGAATGCCAGGGTACCATTGTCTGTATTCATGGCTGTGCCGGTAATCTCGAACAGTGGATACACCAGATCAGCCATTTAGCCGGTCGTTATCGCGTCATTGCCCCAGATTTACGCGGCCATGGTCGCTCTGAAGTCGTCAATTCGGCGTACTCACTCGAAGAGTTTTTGTGGGACATGACGCAGTTGATAACCCGCTTGCAAGTTGAGGAGCCATTTATCCTGATGGCACACTCGTTCGGTGGGCCAATCGCCATCACCTTTGCCGCCAGCCAGCCTCATCGCGTCAGCCGGCTGATTCTGATTGCAACCGGGCCAGAAATGCATCTGCATCCGCTCCACGAGCGAATCGTCAAGTTGCCGATCTCGCTGGCAATGCTGGAGAGGTTGCGGCCCATTTTGATGCCGAAAACCTATGCGCCGGTGAAGGTTATCCAGCGGGTACTGGCCGGCACGCTGTTCCGCTGGAACGGGCGAACCGTCTTGCCCCAGGTGCAGACACCGACGCTGATTATCGCCGGACAGTGGGATTTTATCGCCCCGGTGGCCCAGGCCCGCGAGAGTCAACAATTAATGCCGAACGCCCGGCTTGAAATCGTGCGCTATACTCGCCATCTCCCCCATCTCGAACGTCCCGATGCGGTTAATCGTCTGATCGACCGTTTTCTGGAAGGGCCACGGAGCTGGCGTGATTAG
- a CDS encoding alpha/beta fold hydrolase: MSIVQIMQHYHHRLGISYLTAGESGPAIVFLHGWGAFKELWWSALRDLGRDYRCFAIDMPGHGESRIGRADQIERIAVLIADFCHDLGLSTIILVGHSMGGSVAVEMTLHYPHLVQRLALIDAAVDAYRMPAYTRIYLLPHLGWPTFRLTQAIGRAFRPLGQRIPHEHGGGWIRPWLRRASYLATFDPEGLYRILRSLFATRADERLQQIRVPTLVMTGQFDSLAPPAHARRLAQVIPGARYVMIPVSLHNPMDERPRAFTRALRAFLAETDS; this comes from the coding sequence ATGTCAATCGTCCAAATCATGCAGCACTACCACCACCGGCTTGGGATCAGCTATCTGACTGCCGGTGAGTCTGGCCCGGCCATCGTGTTTCTCCACGGGTGGGGCGCATTTAAGGAACTCTGGTGGAGCGCCCTTCGCGACCTTGGCCGTGATTACCGCTGTTTTGCCATCGATATGCCCGGTCATGGCGAGAGTCGGATTGGACGGGCCGACCAGATTGAGCGGATTGCCGTGTTGATTGCCGATTTTTGCCATGATCTCGGCCTTTCAACCATCATTCTGGTCGGTCATTCGATGGGGGGCAGCGTTGCCGTCGAGATGACTCTTCACTACCCCCACCTGGTACAGCGCCTGGCTCTTATTGATGCGGCAGTCGACGCCTATCGCATGCCGGCCTATACCCGTATCTATCTGTTGCCACATCTCGGCTGGCCAACCTTTCGCCTGACCCAGGCTATTGGACGTGCGTTTCGACCGCTCGGTCAGCGGATACCGCACGAGCACGGTGGCGGCTGGATTCGTCCGTGGTTACGACGGGCATCGTACCTCGCCACGTTTGACCCAGAAGGATTGTACCGCATTTTGCGTTCGCTCTTCGCGACTCGCGCAGACGAACGACTGCAACAGATCCGTGTCCCAACCCTGGTAATGACCGGGCAGTTCGATAGTCTGGCCCCGCCTGCCCACGCTCGCCGTCTGGCCCAGGTGATACCCGGTGCACGCTATGTCATGATTCCGGTCAGTCTCCACAACCCAATGGACGAACGACCGCGGGCATTCACCCGCGCTCTCCGCGCATTTCTCGCCGAGACCGACTCGTAA
- a CDS encoding SPFH domain-containing protein: MSEPRREFSRIREAVATWNRIRQLLRSGEEGQLVPVVIPRDRRRARWLLPLAIGLYLIGVAVFSGGVFGGLALFLALIFFIWAGLSFVLGAIIEIEQGTTGILSRWGQIVGTLSPGRHYLWWPWEKVEAVVDTSTEIPYTAPVMAAPTRENVPLKSIEFFLKFRIEDPVAFVRRLGASNFDLVLSSAVQDAIRQRARRVETERAYDLRGSDVGDMQELLNRQLARYGVRITGANIPDVQLPDQYQQHLATRERVAKELQAYAREWELIKKQRIDGLLLEIERARKVRDAKLVEVRAAINKAREDVARMLQEKEAEAQRVRWEIEARGRATLRQAENEARGLEYLGQAYQDNRAVLQYELARRRLQVAETLMKRAPRPIVIQSDGGDASALTTLLTAQLLPKLTGNGDGMGK, translated from the coding sequence GTGAGTGAGCCACGACGTGAATTTTCGCGTATCCGCGAGGCAGTAGCGACCTGGAACCGCATCCGGCAACTCCTTCGCTCCGGTGAAGAGGGGCAACTGGTGCCGGTGGTGATTCCCAGAGATCGCCGACGGGCACGCTGGCTTTTGCCACTGGCCATCGGGTTGTATCTGATCGGTGTCGCCGTCTTCAGTGGGGGAGTCTTCGGCGGTCTGGCGCTCTTCCTGGCGCTGATCTTCTTTATCTGGGCCGGGTTGTCGTTTGTACTCGGTGCGATTATCGAGATCGAACAGGGCACAACCGGTATTCTGTCGCGCTGGGGACAGATTGTCGGTACACTGTCACCGGGTCGTCATTACCTTTGGTGGCCGTGGGAGAAGGTCGAGGCCGTGGTTGACACCAGCACCGAGATTCCGTACACCGCACCGGTGATGGCGGCGCCAACCCGCGAAAATGTGCCGTTGAAGTCCATCGAATTCTTCTTGAAGTTCCGGATCGAAGACCCCGTCGCCTTTGTGCGCCGCCTGGGAGCCAGTAACTTCGATCTGGTGCTGAGCAGTGCGGTGCAGGACGCCATTCGGCAGCGGGCACGCCGGGTTGAAACCGAACGCGCCTACGATCTGCGTGGCAGCGATGTCGGTGATATGCAAGAGCTACTCAACCGCCAACTGGCCCGCTACGGTGTCCGCATTACCGGTGCCAACATTCCTGATGTGCAATTGCCCGATCAGTATCAGCAGCACCTGGCGACCCGCGAGCGTGTCGCGAAAGAGTTGCAAGCCTACGCACGTGAATGGGAACTGATCAAAAAGCAACGGATCGACGGTCTGCTACTTGAGATTGAGCGTGCCAGGAAGGTGCGCGACGCCAAACTGGTCGAGGTACGGGCAGCGATCAATAAAGCCCGTGAAGACGTGGCGCGTATGCTGCAAGAGAAAGAGGCCGAAGCGCAGCGCGTGCGTTGGGAGATCGAAGCGCGTGGCCGGGCAACTCTACGCCAGGCCGAAAATGAGGCGCGCGGTCTGGAGTATCTTGGTCAGGCGTACCAGGACAATCGGGCTGTGCTGCAATATGAATTGGCCCGGCGCCGGCTTCAGGTGGCCGAAACACTGATGAAACGCGCCCCACGCCCGATTGTCATCCAGAGCGACGGCGGCGATGCTTCGGCATTAACTACGCTGCTAACGGCGCAGTTGTTGCCGAAATTGACCGGTAATGGGGATGGGATGGGGAAGTAG
- a CDS encoding long-chain-fatty-acid--CoA ligase, producing the protein MTDLFTSRPWLRHYDPGVPATLDLKPEPLPVLLQQAAERFADATAIAFYGRTLSYARLWAETNRFARGLLGTGFQPGERVVILLPNIPQSVIAYFGVLLAGGIVVLANPIFDAEGFAHEVRDSGATTVIALSMFHRLVEQVRAELHFPRLIYTNLKEYLPSSQRLLFTLLRQEQEGHRVPDAQASQALWFQHLVAAGQDGELPTLDAGDPAVILYTSGTTGAAKGVLHRHASLYINAYQTRMWYADAEEGNERVLCVIPFSHAYGMTACMNVGIALGATLILLPTFETHNVLHTIRRERPTIFPGVPPMYAALNEVREVRKYGLSSLKSCLSGAAPLPVEVQEGFERITRSRLVEGYGLTEAGPVTHANPLRGARRAGTIGLPIPDTEARIVDLETGQDLPPGAIGELLIRGPQLMAGYWNNPEATAEALTADGWLRTGDIARMLPDGYFQIIERKKEMIIAGNYNIYPRDLEEALYEHPTVIDAAVVGVPLPNGKTEVRVFAVTRPGERVSEAEVLAFLRERVNLPVVPDKIEFREALPRSFIGKLLRRRLVEELLSREQRS; encoded by the coding sequence ATGACCGATCTCTTTACCAGTCGTCCATGGCTTCGCCATTACGATCCGGGTGTGCCGGCAACGCTTGACCTGAAACCAGAGCCGTTGCCGGTGCTGTTGCAACAGGCCGCCGAGCGCTTTGCAGACGCCACTGCCATCGCCTTTTACGGTCGCACGCTCAGCTACGCCCGACTATGGGCAGAGACCAACCGGTTTGCCCGTGGCCTGCTCGGTACCGGCTTTCAACCGGGCGAGCGGGTGGTCATCCTGTTACCCAATATTCCCCAGTCCGTCATTGCCTACTTCGGCGTCCTGCTTGCCGGGGGGATTGTGGTTCTGGCTAATCCGATCTTTGACGCCGAAGGCTTTGCCCACGAGGTGCGTGACTCGGGGGCGACAACAGTGATTGCGCTCAGTATGTTTCATCGGCTGGTTGAGCAGGTGCGGGCTGAACTACACTTTCCTCGGCTGATCTACACCAATCTGAAGGAATATCTGCCATCGAGCCAGCGTCTGCTCTTTACCCTGCTGCGTCAGGAGCAGGAAGGCCACCGGGTTCCCGATGCTCAGGCAAGCCAGGCGCTCTGGTTTCAACATCTGGTGGCTGCCGGTCAGGACGGCGAGTTGCCCACGCTCGACGCCGGCGATCCGGCTGTTATTCTGTATACCAGTGGCACAACCGGCGCCGCCAAGGGTGTGTTGCACCGCCACGCCAGCCTGTACATCAATGCGTATCAGACACGAATGTGGTACGCCGATGCCGAAGAGGGCAACGAGCGGGTGTTGTGCGTCATACCCTTCTCGCACGCTTACGGCATGACTGCCTGTATGAATGTTGGGATCGCGCTGGGCGCAACCCTGATCCTGCTCCCAACTTTCGAGACGCACAACGTGCTGCATACCATCCGCCGTGAACGACCAACGATCTTTCCCGGCGTCCCCCCGATGTACGCGGCGCTCAACGAAGTGCGCGAGGTGCGCAAATACGGCCTCTCGTCACTCAAGAGTTGTCTGAGCGGTGCCGCACCCCTACCGGTAGAGGTGCAGGAAGGCTTCGAGCGCATCACCCGTAGCCGCCTGGTTGAAGGGTATGGTCTGACTGAAGCGGGGCCGGTTACCCACGCCAATCCGTTGCGCGGCGCACGACGTGCCGGCACTATCGGCCTGCCAATCCCCGACACCGAAGCGCGGATCGTCGATCTGGAAACCGGTCAAGACCTGCCGCCGGGCGCAATCGGTGAACTGCTGATACGTGGCCCGCAGCTTATGGCCGGTTACTGGAACAACCCGGAAGCAACTGCCGAAGCGCTCACGGCTGATGGCTGGTTGCGCACCGGCGACATTGCCCGGATGTTGCCTGACGGCTACTTTCAGATTATCGAGCGCAAGAAGGAGATGATCATCGCCGGCAACTACAATATCTACCCTCGCGATCTCGAAGAGGCGCTGTACGAACATCCGACGGTGATCGATGCCGCAGTCGTTGGGGTGCCGCTGCCCAATGGCAAGACAGAAGTGCGCGTCTTCGCCGTCACCCGACCCGGTGAACGGGTTAGCGAAGCTGAGGTGCTGGCATTTCTCCGCGAGCGCGTCAATCTGCCGGTTGTTCCCGACAAAATTGAGTTTCGCGAAGCACTACCGCGGAGCTTCATTGGTAAATTGCTGCGCCGCCGGTTAGTTGAAGAGTTGCTTTCACGCGAACAACGGTCATAA
- a CDS encoding SPFH domain-containing protein, translating to MNRVQRSVTAVKQLLESGELDQLQIKASDFISQRSGNESGATRIEQMSVLLDEAAELLNRNLQQRDSGGQVANVISPVVIPRDPRSVLWIAVTAILVVIGLIGWLFSLLIDTVSLGFTNLSLVLFGPHYWLLVIGYVAYSLWRNTFIMVPDGCQALITRFGRLEEIAPAGRKVLLDPWKRVSYIVNVTREYPYNAPIREAPTASRVNASVDLFLQFKIEDPAAFIFTLGGAKGFQEKLQNAVSEVTRALIYEQRAEAIYDLVGESTQSLLDTLNQQFLPAVRFVNANITHAEPSSQEYRIDLAKPEMIRVAKEAYTYEYELALRKEQDEGDLNRELAGLREQLSAIQAEIATYQAQIDIAREKETYRANAYASQLLSEAESTARANAALLEAQALDIRAVGAARYPEILQYRYQQDILDRLEAVADHLPQIVQVGGGEEAAIDYLALAQRMLGITDTQLYSPEDVAAIRSRMQEIRQRILARSEQIAQVVTTETEQRSEKGEPR from the coding sequence ATGAATAGGGTCCAACGAAGCGTTACGGCAGTAAAGCAATTGTTAGAGAGTGGTGAACTCGATCAATTGCAAATCAAGGCCAGCGACTTCATTTCGCAGCGTTCAGGCAACGAAAGCGGAGCAACCCGGATCGAGCAGATGAGTGTTCTGCTCGATGAGGCGGCTGAGTTGCTGAACCGTAATCTGCAACAGCGCGATTCAGGCGGGCAGGTCGCCAACGTTATTTCACCGGTAGTGATCCCCCGTGATCCGCGTTCGGTGCTCTGGATCGCAGTCACCGCTATCCTGGTAGTGATCGGCCTAATCGGTTGGCTCTTCAGTCTGCTGATCGATACCGTCTCCTTGGGCTTCACCAACCTGAGCCTTGTTTTGTTCGGGCCGCACTACTGGCTGTTGGTCATCGGCTATGTAGCCTACAGTCTCTGGCGTAACACCTTCATTATGGTGCCCGACGGCTGCCAGGCACTGATCACCCGCTTTGGCAGGCTGGAGGAGATCGCACCGGCAGGACGCAAAGTGTTGCTCGATCCGTGGAAGCGCGTGAGTTACATCGTCAATGTGACGCGCGAATATCCGTACAACGCGCCGATCCGGGAAGCACCAACCGCTTCGCGGGTTAATGCCTCGGTCGATCTCTTCTTGCAATTCAAGATCGAAGACCCGGCAGCGTTCATCTTTACCCTGGGTGGCGCAAAAGGCTTTCAAGAGAAGCTCCAGAATGCGGTTAGCGAAGTGACGCGCGCTCTGATCTATGAGCAGCGCGCTGAAGCCATCTACGATCTGGTAGGCGAGAGTACGCAGAGTCTGCTTGACACGCTGAACCAGCAATTTCTGCCAGCGGTACGCTTTGTCAACGCCAACATCACCCACGCCGAGCCGTCGAGTCAGGAGTACCGGATCGATCTCGCCAAACCGGAGATGATCCGGGTCGCGAAAGAGGCGTACACCTACGAATACGAACTGGCTCTGCGTAAGGAGCAAGATGAAGGTGATCTGAACCGGGAACTGGCCGGCCTGCGCGAGCAGTTGTCGGCTATTCAAGCCGAAATTGCCACCTACCAGGCCCAGATCGATATTGCCCGCGAGAAAGAGACGTACCGCGCTAATGCGTATGCCAGCCAGTTGCTGAGCGAAGCCGAGAGTACTGCCCGGGCCAACGCTGCCCTGCTGGAAGCGCAGGCGCTCGATATTCGGGCAGTCGGTGCCGCACGTTATCCCGAAATTCTGCAATACCGGTACCAGCAAGATATTCTCGACCGCCTGGAAGCAGTGGCCGATCATCTGCCGCAGATCGTGCAGGTCGGTGGTGGTGAAGAGGCAGCTATCGACTATCTGGCCCTGGCGCAACGGATGCTGGGCATCACCGATACCCAGCTCTATTCGCCCGAAGATGTCGCTGCCATCCGTAGCCGTATGCAAGAGATTCGCCAGCGCATCCTGGCCCGATCTGAACAGATCGCCCAAGTCGTCACCACTGAGACCGAACAGCGCAGCGAGAAAGGAGAACCGCGGTGA
- the mnmA gene encoding tRNA 2-thiouridine(34) synthase MnmA produces MANVLVAMSGGVDSSLAAALLLEAGHQVTGVTMHLWDDDEQGLRESLCCAAEAAASARRVCALLGIPFYVFNYQREFRRHVIDYFIRAYTHGLTPNPCVECNRMIKFRALLDRARTLGFDAVATGHYARIIQGEDGRYQLWRAVDLEKDQSYMLHMLGQAELSRLIFPIGAYTKREVREMAAARGLPSADREESQDICFVPDGDYRNLLRIESPESLVPGPIVDLEGREIGRHRGLPLYTVGQRRGLGLGGGEPRYVVAIDPARNALIVGPAAALNRARFTVIDACWVDDAPPAESFTCLVQVRAHAEPLPARVSQQPDGRWLVELERPQRAVSPGQAAVFYRGQQVLGGGWIARPEVA; encoded by the coding sequence ATGGCAAACGTATTAGTGGCAATGAGCGGCGGTGTTGATAGTTCACTGGCCGCAGCACTCTTACTTGAGGCCGGTCATCAGGTGACCGGCGTTACCATGCACTTGTGGGATGACGACGAGCAGGGCTTGCGCGAAAGTCTCTGCTGTGCGGCAGAGGCAGCGGCAAGCGCCCGCCGGGTCTGTGCGTTGCTAGGCATCCCCTTTTACGTGTTTAACTATCAGCGTGAGTTCCGTCGGCACGTGATCGATTATTTTATCCGTGCCTACACGCACGGTCTTACCCCTAACCCCTGCGTCGAGTGTAATCGCATGATTAAGTTTCGTGCTTTACTTGACCGGGCGCGGACATTGGGGTTTGATGCGGTGGCAACCGGTCACTACGCCCGCATCATCCAGGGCGAAGATGGTCGTTATCAGCTCTGGCGGGCGGTTGATCTTGAGAAAGATCAGTCGTATATGCTGCATATGTTAGGTCAGGCCGAGCTATCGCGCCTGATCTTTCCGATTGGTGCCTACACCAAGCGCGAAGTACGTGAAATGGCTGCCGCCCGTGGTCTGCCCAGCGCTGACCGTGAAGAGAGCCAGGATATCTGTTTTGTGCCCGACGGCGATTACCGCAATCTGTTGCGGATCGAATCGCCGGAGAGTCTGGTGCCCGGCCCAATTGTTGATCTCGAAGGACGGGAAATCGGGCGACACCGTGGATTGCCGCTGTACACGGTTGGTCAGCGGCGCGGTTTGGGTCTGGGTGGCGGCGAACCACGCTATGTCGTTGCGATTGACCCGGCCCGGAATGCGTTAATTGTCGGCCCAGCGGCAGCCCTCAATCGCGCGCGCTTTACGGTCATCGATGCATGCTGGGTTGATGATGCGCCACCGGCTGAGTCATTCACCTGTCTGGTGCAGGTGCGTGCCCACGCCGAACCACTGCCTGCACGTGTCTCGCAACAACCCGACGGTCGCTGGCTGGTTGAGCTAGAGCGACCACAGCGTGCGGTCAGTCCCGGTCAGGCTGCTGTCTTCTACCGCGGACAACAGGTGTTGGGTGGGGGCTGGATTGCGCGCCCGGAGGTCGCATGA